Proteins from one Catenuloplanes atrovinosus genomic window:
- a CDS encoding S8 family serine peptidase yields MTVPGPPPPHQGPYPGPWPGAPMPPWDPGPPRTNPWPVVGAVFAGLWIAVVTVVAQWIGWFVEQLGQATTGDAPAGVAAICGVVAAVLAAIPSLLLALLPRSPGVRAAGRAWLLGAIGLAAFSLLRLVPTLEHELYLLALAVAATAGALLLRLTGRDKGEISEESSSADDANMDGRWPALLLALGAGLAMLAPWLWAGALGGLTETLLAAAASAAVGWFAAAVLDEPFWRAYGGHGGPRMVLVGGLVAGVALAAIAGGTGQTGTDLAMLLIPIVAFTAAALQPHARTPRPARPGRRRASGPVAVLVAAAAFGPLGFVDPEEVTLLLTGRDVPYWTAVAAGCMWLVALVAGIAYGLLLGGGVRRARTPVAAVAALLLVAAAGFVYAGPGTPGLYGDRLFVVMADQADLSGIDTTRTGQAGRDARAADVYRALVTQADTSQRDLRAALDRFGLDYTPYYLVNAIEVDAGAGVRAWLESRDDVAEVRPSPLLRPLPEPVGTSTGSADAPGGPTSAIRAVGADQAWSQGVRGAGIVVGTSDSGVDGGHPALRDGFRGGDDSWLDPWNDTTAPTDHGGHGTHTIGSAVGDGGIGVAPDAQWVGCVNLDRNLGSPARYLDCLQFMLAPFPAGGDPFRDGRPQRAPHVLTNSWGCPAIEGCETGTLAGATAAFAAAGIMFVAAAGNTGPACDSIDDAPAPYADVLTVGSVDDTGTVSDFSSRGPAEGGAAKPDVMAPGEEVLSAMPGGTYGANSGTSMATPHVAGEVALIWSADPALIGDLPATRALITGNTVPVRASGDCGAPGNESGAGLISANQAVRAALGS; encoded by the coding sequence ATGACTGTGCCGGGTCCCCCTCCGCCGCACCAAGGTCCGTACCCCGGCCCGTGGCCGGGCGCGCCGATGCCGCCCTGGGATCCGGGGCCGCCGCGCACCAACCCGTGGCCGGTGGTCGGCGCCGTCTTCGCCGGTCTGTGGATCGCCGTGGTCACCGTCGTCGCACAGTGGATCGGCTGGTTCGTCGAGCAGCTCGGGCAGGCCACGACCGGTGACGCGCCGGCCGGCGTGGCCGCGATCTGCGGGGTGGTCGCGGCGGTGCTGGCCGCGATCCCGAGCCTGCTGCTGGCCCTGCTGCCGCGCTCGCCGGGGGTGCGCGCGGCGGGCCGGGCGTGGCTGCTGGGCGCGATCGGGCTCGCCGCGTTCAGCCTGCTGCGGCTGGTGCCGACGCTGGAGCACGAGCTGTACCTGTTGGCGCTGGCCGTGGCCGCGACGGCCGGCGCGCTGCTGCTCCGGCTGACCGGTCGCGATAAAGGCGAAATTTCCGAAGAGTCGTCTTCAGCCGATGACGCGAATATGGACGGCCGGTGGCCGGCACTGCTGCTCGCGCTCGGCGCCGGCCTGGCGATGCTGGCGCCGTGGCTGTGGGCGGGCGCGCTCGGCGGCCTGACCGAGACGCTGCTGGCCGCCGCCGCCTCCGCCGCGGTCGGCTGGTTCGCCGCGGCGGTGCTGGACGAGCCGTTCTGGCGCGCGTACGGCGGGCACGGCGGCCCGCGGATGGTGCTGGTCGGCGGCCTGGTGGCGGGCGTGGCGCTGGCCGCGATCGCGGGCGGCACCGGGCAGACCGGCACCGACCTGGCGATGCTGCTGATCCCGATCGTGGCGTTCACGGCCGCGGCGCTCCAGCCGCACGCGCGCACGCCGCGCCCCGCGCGGCCCGGGCGCCGCCGGGCCAGCGGTCCGGTCGCCGTGCTGGTCGCCGCCGCCGCGTTCGGCCCGCTCGGCTTCGTGGACCCGGAGGAGGTCACGCTCCTGCTCACCGGCCGGGACGTGCCGTACTGGACCGCCGTGGCCGCGGGATGCATGTGGCTGGTCGCGCTGGTCGCGGGCATCGCGTACGGCCTGCTCCTGGGCGGTGGCGTGCGCCGGGCCCGGACGCCGGTCGCGGCCGTCGCGGCGCTGCTGCTGGTGGCCGCGGCCGGGTTCGTCTACGCCGGGCCGGGCACGCCGGGTCTCTACGGCGACCGGCTGTTCGTGGTGATGGCGGACCAGGCGGACCTCTCCGGCATCGACACCACGCGCACCGGGCAGGCCGGCCGGGACGCGCGCGCGGCCGACGTCTACCGCGCGCTGGTCACGCAGGCGGACACCAGTCAGCGCGACCTGCGAGCCGCGCTGGACCGGTTCGGCCTGGACTACACACCCTATTACCTGGTCAACGCGATCGAGGTGGACGCCGGGGCCGGGGTGCGCGCCTGGCTGGAGTCGCGGGACGACGTGGCGGAGGTGCGTCCCAGTCCGCTGCTGCGCCCGCTGCCCGAGCCGGTCGGCACCAGCACCGGATCGGCGGACGCGCCCGGCGGTCCCACGTCCGCGATCCGCGCGGTCGGCGCGGACCAGGCCTGGAGCCAGGGCGTGCGCGGCGCCGGAATCGTGGTGGGCACGTCGGACTCGGGCGTGGACGGCGGCCACCCGGCGCTGCGGGACGGGTTCCGCGGCGGCGACGACTCCTGGCTCGACCCGTGGAACGACACCACCGCGCCGACCGACCACGGCGGGCACGGCACGCACACGATCGGCTCCGCGGTCGGCGACGGCGGCATCGGCGTGGCGCCGGACGCGCAGTGGGTCGGCTGCGTCAACCTCGACCGCAACCTCGGCAGCCCGGCGCGTTACCTGGACTGCCTGCAGTTCATGCTGGCGCCGTTCCCGGCCGGCGGTGATCCGTTCCGGGACGGGCGGCCGCAGCGCGCGCCGCACGTGCTGACGAACTCGTGGGGCTGCCCGGCGATCGAGGGCTGCGAGACCGGCACGCTGGCCGGGGCCACGGCCGCGTTCGCCGCCGCCGGGATCATGTTCGTCGCCGCGGCCGGGAACACCGGGCCGGCCTGCGACTCGATCGACGACGCGCCGGCGCCGTACGCGGACGTGCTGACCGTCGGCTCGGTCGACGACACCGGCACGGTGAGCGACTTCTCCAGCCGCGGCCCGGCCGAGGGCGGCGCCGCCAAGCCGGACGTGATGGCGCCCGGCGAGGAGGTGCTGTCCGCGATGCCGGGCGGCACCTACGGCGCGAACAGCGGCACTTCGATGGCGACGCCGCACGTGGCGGGCGAGGTGGCGCTCATCTGGTCGGCGGACCCCGCGCTGATCGGCGACCTGCCGGCCACCCGCGCGCTGATCACCGGGAACACCGTCCCGGTCCGGGCGAGCGGCGACTGCGGCGCGCCTGGCAACGAGTCCGGCGCCGGGCTGATCTCCGCGAATCAGGCCGTGCGTGCCGCGCTCGGCTCGTGA
- a CDS encoding glycerol-3-phosphate dehydrogenase/oxidase, which produces MSRYTAGQLSPLRRAADLRRLRSERFDVLVIGAGVTGAGAALDAASRGLKVALVEARDLAAGTSSRSSKLIHGGLRYLEQLELHLVHEALTERGLLATRIAPHLVRPVPILVPLEGREGPREWPMRAFRRAYYGAGVAAYDVFAGIFGGGRGMPLHRHLTRTGAREIFPSLRPDVLTGAIRYYDGQVDDARLVVNTARTAASLGAAVVTSARVTGLLRQAREVTGVRIRDMEAPAGSPDAEFEVKARTVIAATGVWSDDITRMLREVGVRPGLRVRASKGVHLVVPRSAITGEAGLILRTATSVLFVIPWGGHWIIGTTDTDWQLDRSHPAASAKDIQYLLDQVNKVLDRPLSTDDIQGVYAGLRPLLAGEADSTSRLSREHAVVEPMLGLLLVAGGKYTTYRVMAADVIDKAARRLGPSVRPSRTDQLPLLGADGYAAAWRDRADLARRHGMPVGVVEHLLERYGTLAMHLIAMIDADPLLATPLAGAPEYLAVEVAYAAHAEGALHLDDVLTRRTRISFETPDRGTESAEQAAEIMGSVLGWDEAVRAREVEHYLARVAAERQSQLMPDDLTADAARLGAADVRGFAADRNEAAEELPKL; this is translated from the coding sequence GTGTCTCGATACACCGCCGGCCAGCTGTCCCCGCTGCGCCGCGCCGCCGACCTCCGCCGCCTGCGCAGCGAGCGCTTCGACGTGCTCGTCATCGGCGCGGGCGTCACCGGCGCCGGCGCCGCGCTGGACGCCGCCTCCCGGGGCCTCAAGGTCGCCCTGGTCGAGGCGCGTGACCTGGCCGCCGGCACGTCCAGCCGCTCCTCCAAGCTGATCCACGGTGGCCTGCGCTACCTGGAGCAGTTGGAGCTGCACCTGGTGCACGAGGCGCTGACCGAGCGCGGCCTGCTCGCCACCCGGATCGCGCCGCACCTCGTGCGCCCGGTGCCGATCCTGGTGCCGCTGGAGGGCCGGGAGGGTCCGCGCGAGTGGCCGATGCGCGCGTTCCGCCGGGCCTACTACGGCGCCGGCGTCGCGGCGTACGACGTGTTCGCCGGCATCTTCGGCGGCGGCCGCGGCATGCCGCTGCACCGGCACCTGACCCGCACCGGCGCCCGCGAGATCTTCCCCAGCCTCCGGCCGGACGTGCTCACCGGCGCGATCCGCTACTACGACGGCCAGGTCGACGACGCGCGCCTGGTGGTCAACACCGCCCGCACCGCGGCCAGCCTCGGCGCGGCCGTGGTCACCAGCGCCCGGGTCACCGGCCTGCTCCGCCAGGCCCGCGAGGTCACCGGCGTGCGCATCCGCGACATGGAGGCGCCGGCCGGCTCGCCGGACGCGGAGTTCGAGGTCAAGGCGCGCACGGTGATCGCGGCCACCGGCGTGTGGAGCGACGACATCACCCGCATGCTGCGCGAGGTCGGCGTCCGGCCCGGGCTGCGGGTGCGCGCGTCCAAGGGCGTGCACCTGGTGGTGCCGCGCTCGGCGATCACCGGCGAGGCCGGGCTCATCCTGCGTACCGCCACGTCCGTGCTCTTCGTGATCCCCTGGGGCGGGCACTGGATCATCGGGACGACGGACACGGACTGGCAGCTCGACCGCTCGCACCCGGCCGCGTCCGCGAAGGACATCCAGTACCTGCTGGACCAGGTCAACAAGGTGCTCGACCGGCCGCTGAGCACGGACGACATCCAGGGCGTCTACGCCGGCCTGCGCCCGCTGCTGGCCGGCGAGGCCGACTCGACCTCCCGGCTCTCCCGCGAGCACGCGGTCGTCGAGCCGATGCTCGGCCTGCTGCTGGTCGCCGGCGGGAAGTACACGACGTACCGGGTGATGGCCGCGGACGTGATCGACAAGGCCGCGCGCCGTCTCGGCCCGAGCGTGCGACCGTCCCGCACCGACCAGTTGCCGCTGCTCGGCGCGGACGGCTACGCCGCCGCCTGGCGCGACCGGGCCGACCTGGCCCGCCGCCACGGGATGCCGGTCGGCGTGGTCGAGCACCTGCTGGAGCGCTACGGCACGCTCGCCATGCACCTGATCGCCATGATCGACGCGGACCCGCTGCTGGCCACGCCGCTGGCCGGCGCCCCGGAGTACCTGGCGGTCGAGGTCGCCTACGCCGCGCACGCCGAGGGCGCGCTGCACCTCGACGACGTGCTCACCCGGCGTACCCGGATCTCGTTCGAGACGCCGGACCGCGGCACCGAGAGCGCGGAACAGGCCGCCGAGATCATGGGCTCCGTGCTGGGCTGGGACGAGGCGGTCCGCGCGCGCGAGGTCGAGCACTACCTCGCCCGCGTCGCCGCGGAGCGCCAGTCCCAGCTGATGCCGGACGACCTCACCGCGGACGCGGCCCGGCTCGGCGCGGCCGACGTCCGCGGCTTCGCGGCCGACCGCAACGAGGCGGCCGAGGAGCTGCCGAAGCTGTAG
- a CDS encoding NTP transferase domain-containing protein, with protein sequence MRVIIAASEGDDPKWANHLGVPKQLAPLHGAPLLAHTIDQAVSMCDDVHVTLPDDPRYDVLSGLPGITRHVRAGDYPSEYASTRDLWSTDDRTVLLLGDVYFTPEAISTIAGTPDRGIRIFGREGASRHTGSDWGAVFATSFWPEHHAELDRYLTDVHYEHAVGHCLRPPGWMLLCAVQGTPWEVHTVQAPWFVEIDDLTDSIDRAVDYARHPVFDFRRRGAVVTPSFTAPRGS encoded by the coding sequence ATGCGGGTGATCATCGCGGCGTCCGAGGGGGACGACCCGAAGTGGGCGAACCACCTCGGCGTGCCCAAGCAACTCGCGCCGTTGCACGGCGCGCCACTGCTCGCCCACACCATCGACCAGGCCGTCTCGATGTGCGACGACGTGCACGTGACGCTGCCGGACGATCCCCGGTACGACGTGCTCTCCGGGCTGCCCGGCATCACCCGGCACGTGCGCGCCGGCGACTATCCCAGCGAGTACGCCTCCACCCGCGACCTGTGGTCCACCGACGACCGCACGGTGCTGCTGCTCGGCGACGTGTACTTCACGCCCGAGGCGATCTCCACCATCGCCGGCACGCCGGACCGCGGCATCCGGATCTTCGGCCGGGAGGGCGCGTCCCGGCACACCGGCAGCGATTGGGGGGCGGTCTTCGCCACCTCGTTCTGGCCGGAGCACCACGCGGAGCTGGACCGGTACCTGACCGACGTGCACTACGAACACGCGGTCGGCCACTGCCTGCGCCCGCCCGGCTGGATGCTGCTGTGCGCGGTGCAGGGCACGCCGTGGGAGGTGCACACGGTGCAGGCGCCGTGGTTCGTGGAGATCGACGACCTGACCGACTCGATCGACCGGGCGGTCGACTACGCCCGGCACCCGGTCTTCGACTTCCGCCGGCGCGGCGCGGTGGTCACGCCCAGCTTCACTGCGCCGCGCGGAAGCTGA
- a CDS encoding beta strand repeat-containing protein, whose product MRKSQPTIGRRLLRAGIAAGAVSAVLLAAAPPAFAANVAVTLTPNSGPVTGGTTVTANATGLLTGIATAAQIDVRLTTAATCPATNVATSATNLAGLSITRISDDAVSFVTPNLGTAPNTFRVCIYGVTSGTVAVGSPLIGNASTATTAFRSYLPGTLSATTGPSAGGNQITIGATGIIGTATTVGATLTSGASCPATYTTGNTSFAATATRNSADQASVTIPAGATASGGPYRVCLYNGSTATSVLLGVGSATYQPSFPQAILSSTTGKNAGGNQITATLAGAFTGITPAVVFSSAPSCPTTYGSPGAGTVATTSSNNDTVTITVPTGVLAPGTYNVCIYGGNTAGSGQIAAGNAAYTPTLPTVTLSPESGSTATATTITATSSTTANFLLGVTTPAATLTKSACPSTYATSGTVLAATNVIRISNTKAALTVPNTVVYTPADGTTSAWNVCIYTGNTASDTLVGTSVYRVGATLTVSSISPGSGPAQGGNTVTVQGSGFTAGLTASIGGAELEDIVVAANGTSFTGTTTPRAAGNNLALTVKTDAGTKSLSSAYDYSFGITVTPNTAPSNTTVTLDVLGAGFEDLAPFGTGNAASAHVYLVRGGSGTATAYNPLETTGGSGIKTVGQIQECTSVLVISDLELLCTLDLTNSVTNTDPPTPTGNPVPNGTYTVTVVSSGVVGDATAVADVTQSLITSGSTFTVSPY is encoded by the coding sequence ATGCGCAAGTCCCAGCCAACCATCGGCCGCCGGCTGCTCCGCGCCGGTATCGCGGCAGGAGCGGTATCCGCCGTCCTGCTCGCGGCCGCTCCACCCGCGTTCGCCGCGAACGTGGCCGTCACCCTCACGCCCAACAGCGGACCCGTCACCGGCGGCACCACGGTCACCGCCAACGCGACCGGCCTCCTCACCGGCATCGCGACGGCCGCGCAGATCGACGTCCGGCTGACGACGGCGGCCACCTGCCCGGCCACCAACGTGGCGACGTCCGCCACCAACCTGGCCGGCCTCAGCATCACCAGGATCTCCGACGACGCGGTCTCCTTCGTCACGCCGAACCTGGGCACCGCGCCCAACACGTTCCGGGTGTGCATCTACGGCGTCACCAGCGGCACCGTGGCCGTCGGCTCTCCGCTGATCGGCAACGCGTCGACCGCCACCACGGCCTTCCGCAGCTACCTGCCGGGCACGCTGTCGGCCACCACCGGCCCGTCCGCCGGCGGCAACCAGATCACCATCGGGGCGACCGGCATCATCGGCACCGCCACCACCGTCGGCGCGACGCTGACCAGCGGCGCGTCCTGCCCCGCGACGTACACCACCGGCAACACCAGCTTCGCGGCCACCGCCACGCGGAACTCGGCCGACCAGGCCTCCGTCACGATCCCGGCCGGCGCGACGGCGTCCGGCGGACCGTACCGGGTGTGCCTCTACAACGGCTCCACCGCGACGAGCGTGCTGCTCGGCGTGGGTAGCGCGACGTACCAGCCGTCGTTCCCGCAGGCCATCCTGAGCAGCACCACGGGCAAGAACGCGGGCGGCAACCAGATCACCGCCACGCTGGCCGGCGCCTTCACCGGCATCACCCCGGCCGTGGTCTTCTCGTCCGCTCCCTCGTGCCCCACCACCTACGGCTCGCCCGGCGCCGGCACGGTCGCGACGACCTCGTCGAACAACGACACGGTGACCATCACGGTGCCGACCGGCGTGCTGGCACCGGGCACCTACAACGTCTGCATCTACGGTGGCAACACCGCCGGCAGCGGGCAGATCGCGGCCGGTAACGCGGCCTACACGCCGACGCTGCCGACCGTCACGCTGAGCCCGGAGTCCGGGTCCACCGCCACGGCCACCACGATCACGGCGACCTCGTCCACGACCGCCAACTTCCTGCTCGGCGTGACCACGCCGGCGGCGACGCTCACCAAGAGCGCCTGCCCGTCGACCTACGCCACCAGCGGTACGGTCCTCGCCGCGACGAACGTCATCCGGATCTCGAACACCAAGGCGGCGCTCACGGTGCCGAACACCGTGGTCTACACGCCCGCGGACGGCACCACCAGCGCGTGGAACGTGTGCATCTACACGGGTAACACCGCCTCCGACACGCTGGTCGGCACGAGTGTCTACCGGGTCGGCGCGACGCTGACCGTCAGCTCCATCTCGCCGGGTAGCGGCCCGGCGCAGGGTGGCAACACGGTCACGGTGCAGGGCAGCGGCTTCACCGCCGGCCTCACCGCCTCCATCGGCGGGGCCGAGTTGGAGGACATCGTCGTCGCGGCCAACGGCACCAGCTTCACCGGTACGACCACGCCGCGCGCGGCCGGCAACAATCTCGCGCTGACCGTCAAGACCGACGCCGGTACGAAGTCGCTGTCCTCGGCCTACGACTACTCGTTCGGCATCACCGTCACGCCCAACACGGCGCCGTCCAACACCACCGTGACGCTGGACGTGCTCGGCGCCGGTTTCGAGGATCTGGCGCCGTTCGGCACCGGCAACGCGGCGAGCGCGCACGTCTACCTGGTGCGCGGCGGCTCCGGCACGGCGACCGCCTACAACCCGCTGGAGACGACCGGCGGCAGCGGCATCAAGACGGTCGGCCAGATCCAGGAGTGCACCAGCGTCCTGGTGATCAGTGACCTGGAGCTGCTCTGCACGCTGGATCTCACCAACAGCGTGACCAACACCGACCCGCCGACCCCGACCGGCAACCCGGTGCCGAACGGCACCTACACGGTGACCGTGGTCAGCAGCGGCGTGGTCGGTGACGCCACCGCCGTGGCCGACGTCACGCAGTCGCTGATCACCAGCGGCTCGACGTTCACGGTCTCGCCGTACTGA
- the groL gene encoding chaperonin GroEL (60 kDa chaperone family; promotes refolding of misfolded polypeptides especially under stressful conditions; forms two stacked rings of heptamers to form a barrel-shaped 14mer; ends can be capped by GroES; misfolded proteins enter the barrel where they are refolded when GroES binds): protein MAKIISFDEEARRGLERGMNTLADAVKVTLGPKGRNVVLEKKWGAPTITNDGVSIAKEIELEDPYEKIGAELVKEVAKKTDDVAGDGTTTATVLAQALVREGLRNVAAGANPMALKRGIEAAVASVSEGLSQLAKDVETKEQIASTASISAGDSTVGEIIAEAMDKVGKEGVITVEESNTFGLELELTEGMRFDKGYISPYFWTDAERMEAVLDDPYILIANSKISSVKDLLPILEKVMQSGKPLLIIAEDVEGEALATLIVNKVRGTFKSVAVKAPGFGDRRKAMLTDIAILTGGQTVSEELGLKLEGVGLDMLGRARKVQVTKDETTIVDGAGDADQINGRVAQIRAEIEKSDSDYDREKLQERLAKLAGGVAVIKVGAATEVELKERKHRIEDAVRNAKAAVEEGIVPGGGVALVQAGKTAFDKLDLVGDEATGAQIVKVALDAPLRQIAVNAGLEGGVVVEKVRNLEAGHGLNAASGEYVDLLKAGIIDPAKVTRSALQNAASIAALFLTTEAVVADKPEKTPAPAGAPDAGGMDF, encoded by the coding sequence ATGGCCAAGATTATCTCGTTCGACGAGGAGGCGCGCCGCGGTCTTGAGCGGGGCATGAACACCCTCGCCGACGCCGTCAAGGTGACGCTGGGCCCGAAGGGCCGCAACGTGGTGCTCGAGAAGAAGTGGGGTGCCCCCACCATCACCAACGATGGTGTGAGCATCGCCAAGGAGATCGAGCTCGAGGACCCCTACGAGAAGATCGGCGCTGAGCTGGTCAAGGAGGTCGCCAAGAAGACCGACGACGTGGCCGGTGACGGCACGACGACGGCGACCGTCCTCGCCCAGGCGCTGGTTCGCGAGGGCCTGCGCAACGTCGCCGCCGGTGCCAACCCGATGGCCCTCAAGCGGGGCATCGAGGCCGCGGTCGCGAGCGTCTCCGAGGGCCTGAGCCAGCTGGCGAAGGACGTCGAGACCAAGGAGCAGATCGCCTCCACCGCCTCCATCTCCGCCGGTGACAGCACCGTCGGCGAGATCATCGCCGAGGCGATGGACAAGGTCGGCAAGGAAGGCGTCATCACCGTCGAGGAGAGCAACACCTTCGGCCTGGAGCTCGAGCTCACCGAGGGCATGCGCTTCGACAAGGGCTACATCTCGCCCTACTTCTGGACCGACGCGGAGCGGATGGAGGCCGTCCTCGACGACCCGTACATCCTCATCGCGAACAGCAAGATCTCTTCGGTCAAGGACCTGCTCCCGATCCTGGAGAAGGTCATGCAGTCGGGCAAGCCGCTGCTGATCATCGCCGAGGACGTCGAGGGCGAGGCCCTGGCCACCCTGATCGTCAACAAGGTGCGCGGCACCTTCAAGTCCGTCGCCGTCAAGGCCCCGGGCTTCGGCGACCGCCGCAAGGCGATGCTGACCGACATCGCGATCCTCACCGGCGGCCAGACCGTCTCCGAGGAGCTGGGCCTCAAGCTGGAGGGTGTCGGCCTCGACATGCTCGGCCGTGCCCGCAAGGTGCAGGTCACCAAGGACGAGACCACGATCGTCGACGGTGCCGGTGACGCCGACCAGATCAACGGCCGGGTCGCCCAGATCCGCGCCGAGATCGAGAAGTCGGACTCCGACTACGACCGCGAGAAGCTGCAGGAGCGTCTGGCCAAGCTGGCCGGCGGTGTTGCGGTGATCAAGGTCGGCGCGGCCACCGAGGTCGAGCTCAAGGAGCGCAAGCACCGCATCGAGGACGCCGTTCGCAACGCGAAGGCGGCCGTCGAGGAGGGCATCGTGCCCGGTGGTGGCGTCGCCCTGGTGCAGGCCGGCAAGACCGCGTTCGACAAGCTGGACCTCGTCGGTGACGAGGCGACCGGTGCGCAGATCGTCAAGGTCGCGCTGGACGCCCCGCTGCGCCAGATCGCCGTGAACGCCGGCCTCGAGGGCGGCGTCGTGGTGGAGAAGGTGCGCAACCTGGAGGCCGGTCACGGCCTCAACGCCGCCTCCGGTGAGTACGTCGACCTGCTCAAGGCCGGCATCATCGACCCGGCGAAGGTGACCCGGTCGGCGCTGCAGAACGCGGCCTCGATCGCGGCGCTGTTCCTCACCACGGAGGCCGTGGTGGCGGACAAGCCGGAGAAGACCCCGGCCCCGGCCGGTGCCCCCGACGCGGGCGGCATGGACTTCTGA
- a CDS encoding GNAT family N-acetyltransferase: MDAEFAIRELTDDDVPAVVTLCAGALDLPEDAAEAAEIVLRLRERPSPESPAGHRTLGYVAFDAEDAVLGAVLCSIAQRDPGTGHVDLIAVRPDARRRGIGRALMVRAEAGLAGLGASEVLLAGNSPYYAWPGVDVRYTPAVCAAMALGYEQDRTAWNMTADLAPGSAALRETATAERRLAEAGITVRLAHRGDIPRLVEFADRTFGGDWPSEVADSIGRDRAGCHLAERDGEILGFAAYGSSRPSWFGPMGTAAAAEGLGIGGVLLRRCLADQHAHGHSAAQIGWVGPVPFYSGAAGARIERVFFLYRKQL, from the coding sequence ATGGATGCCGAGTTCGCCATCAGGGAGCTGACCGACGACGACGTACCGGCGGTGGTGACGCTCTGCGCGGGCGCGCTGGACCTGCCGGAGGACGCGGCGGAGGCGGCCGAGATCGTGCTGCGGCTGCGCGAGCGGCCGTCCCCGGAGTCACCGGCCGGGCACCGGACGCTGGGATACGTCGCGTTCGACGCGGAGGACGCGGTGCTGGGCGCGGTGCTCTGCTCCATCGCGCAGCGGGACCCGGGCACCGGCCACGTGGACCTGATCGCGGTGCGCCCGGACGCCCGGCGGCGTGGCATCGGGCGGGCGCTGATGGTGCGCGCGGAGGCCGGGCTGGCCGGGCTCGGCGCCTCGGAGGTGCTGCTCGCGGGCAACTCGCCGTACTACGCGTGGCCCGGCGTCGACGTGCGGTACACGCCGGCGGTGTGCGCCGCGATGGCGCTCGGCTACGAGCAGGACCGGACCGCGTGGAACATGACGGCGGACCTGGCGCCCGGCTCCGCGGCGCTGCGTGAGACGGCGACCGCGGAACGGCGGCTGGCCGAGGCCGGCATCACGGTACGGCTCGCGCACCGCGGCGACATCCCGCGGCTGGTCGAGTTCGCGGACCGGACCTTCGGCGGCGACTGGCCGAGCGAGGTCGCCGACTCGATCGGCCGGGACCGGGCCGGCTGCCATCTGGCCGAGCGCGACGGGGAGATCCTGGGCTTCGCGGCGTACGGATCGTCGCGGCCGAGCTGGTTCGGGCCGATGGGCACGGCCGCCGCCGCGGAAGGGCTGGGCATCGGAGGCGTGCTGCTCCGGCGGTGCCTGGCCGACCAGCACGCGCATGGCCATTCCGCGGCGCAGATCGGCTGGGTCGGCCCGGTGCCGTTCTACTCCGGCGCGGCCGGCGCGCGGATCGAGCGGGTGTTCTTCCTGTACCGCAAACAGCTCTGA
- a CDS encoding pentapeptide repeat-containing protein, whose product MESREGEELDILPPGLDLHDLDRVTEPPSADLTDAHVSAADWAGLELAGVRLTRCYLTDVELLEADWRNVRLTECVLDRVDLSSAYLRGLTIERCELIGCRLTGAQLFDATLRDVTFEDCRLDFAVWEAVVAKGPVTWVGSNLSKASLTRCRLTTATFTDCRLTDLELADCDLEGADLRGNDLSRINGVPSLYGARISRVQLADIAQLAVRDLSLDVEDEVSFRAAQ is encoded by the coding sequence GTGGAGAGCCGCGAGGGCGAGGAGCTGGACATCCTCCCGCCCGGCCTCGACCTTCATGATCTTGATCGGGTGACCGAGCCGCCGTCGGCCGACCTCACCGACGCACACGTCTCCGCCGCGGACTGGGCAGGCCTGGAGCTGGCCGGGGTGCGCCTGACCCGGTGCTACCTCACCGATGTGGAACTGCTCGAGGCGGATTGGCGCAACGTCCGGCTCACCGAGTGCGTGCTCGACCGCGTCGACCTCTCCAGTGCGTACCTTCGCGGCCTGACGATCGAGCGCTGCGAGCTGATCGGATGCCGGCTCACCGGCGCGCAACTGTTCGACGCCACGCTGCGGGACGTCACGTTCGAGGACTGCCGGCTGGACTTCGCGGTCTGGGAGGCGGTGGTCGCGAAGGGGCCGGTCACCTGGGTCGGGTCCAACCTGAGCAAGGCGTCGCTGACCCGGTGCCGGCTGACCACGGCCACGTTCACCGACTGCCGGCTGACCGACCTGGAACTGGCCGACTGCGACCTGGAGGGCGCGGACCTGCGCGGCAACGACCTCTCCCGGATCAACGGCGTGCCGAGCCTGTACGGCGCGCGGATCAGCCGCGTCCAGCTCGCCGACATCGCGCAGCTGGCGGTGCGGGATCTCAGCCTCGACGTGGAGGACGAGGTCAGCTTCCGCGCGGCGCAGTGA